The Pseudomonas extremaustralis genome contains a region encoding:
- a CDS encoding DUF7683 domain-containing protein: protein MQHEILAFDKKTEELAFSIEIPADQYEELSQLMSWSEPEDAIYEYDLSPEQVGLLESMIGKTFNSPHYIFQLSCSE, encoded by the coding sequence ATGCAGCACGAAATTCTTGCATTCGATAAAAAAACCGAGGAGCTGGCTTTCAGTATTGAAATTCCTGCCGACCAGTACGAAGAGTTATCGCAGCTAATGTCTTGGAGTGAGCCTGAAGATGCGATCTATGAGTACGACCTATCACCTGAACAAGTCGGCCTTCTTGAAAGCATGATCGGCAAGACTTTCAATAGCCCGCACTACATTTTTCAGTTGTCTTGTAGCGAATGA
- a CDS encoding c-type cytochrome, producing the protein MKIPLIALLGTLSLIQTSLSLADPANGKNLYVQRCAMCHGADLKATGPLANKSSSPTPDLTTPAFKQRLTDYPGVIVASVILRPNGNLIPKTLQDNGVRIPPHAWSVQDFRDLNQCIKVFDAR; encoded by the coding sequence GTGAAGATCCCCTTGATCGCTTTGCTGGGCACTTTATCACTCATTCAAACGTCGCTGTCCCTGGCCGATCCTGCCAATGGCAAGAATCTCTATGTGCAGCGATGCGCCATGTGCCACGGAGCGGATCTCAAGGCGACAGGACCACTGGCCAACAAAAGCAGCTCGCCGACACCTGACCTTACAACCCCGGCCTTCAAACAGCGCCTGACGGACTACCCAGGCGTTATCGTTGCGTCGGTCATCCTTCGGCCGAATGGAAACCTGATTCCGAAAACATTGCAGGACAATGGCGTACGAATCCCGCCGCATGCGTGGAGCGTTCAGGATTTCCGCGATTTGAATCAGTGCATAAAAGTCTTCGACGCACGCTGA